A single Entelurus aequoreus isolate RoL-2023_Sb linkage group LG11, RoL_Eaeq_v1.1, whole genome shotgun sequence DNA region contains:
- the twist1b gene encoding twist-related protein 1b has translation MSEENLGEESSSSPVSPVDSLSNSEGEADTQPKRSARKRRPSRKHVEDSDSPVEGAKRGKKSSSSGSPQSLEDLQSQRVMANVRERQRTQSLNEAFAALRKIIPTLPSDKLSKIQTLKLAARYIDFLCQVLQSDELDAKMASCSYVAHERLSYAFSVWRMEGAWSMSTSH, from the coding sequence ATGTCCGAGGAAAATTTGGGGGAAGAGTCAAGCAGCTCCCCGGTCTCCCCTGTGGACAGCCTGAGCAACAGCGAGGGGGAGGCGGACACGCAGCCCAAAAGAAGCGCCAGGAAGCGGAGGCCGAGCAGGAAACACGTCGAGGACTCGGACAGTCCCGTTGAAGGAGCCAAGAGAGGCAAGAAGTCGAGCAGCAGCGGCAGCCCGCAGTCCCTGGAGGACCTCCAGAGCCAGCGAGTCATGGCCAACGTCAGGGAGCGTCAGAGGACGCAATCCCTCAATGAGGCGTTCGCGGCCCTCCGAAAAATCATTCCCACGCTGCCCTCGGACAAGCTCAGCAAAATACAGACGCTCAAACTGGCCGCCAGGTACATCGACTTCCTGTGCCAGGTGCTGCAGAGCGACGAGCTGGACGCCAAGATGGCCAGTTGTAGTTATGTGGCCCACGAAAGGCTCAGCTACGCCTTCTCCGTGTGGAGGATGGAGGGCGCCTGGTCCATGTCCACGTCCCACTAG